Proteins encoded together in one Chroicocephalus ridibundus chromosome 13, bChrRid1.1, whole genome shotgun sequence window:
- the HRK gene encoding activator of apoptosis harakiri, with translation MCPCALHGGPPAPCPCSPGRAARPSAAARLVAARLRRLGDELEQRAARRKARGRGPSAGRRLAAVVCLLCALTPAAALAWLIRRRSL, from the coding sequence ATGTGCCCCTGCGCGCTGCACGGCGGCCCCCCCgcgccctgcccctgcagccccggccgcgccgcccggccctccgccgccgcccgcctggTCGCCGCCCGCCTGCGCCGCCTGGGCGATGAGCTGGAGCAGCGGGCGGCGCGGCGCAaggcgcggggccgcggccccTCGGCCGGCCGTCGGCTGGCCGCCGTGGTGTGCCTGCTGTGCGCCCTCacgcccgccgccgcgctggcctggCTGATCCGCAGGAGGAGCCTCTGA